The Deinococcus puniceus genome segment TGGGTGGGGGCGGGTCTGAGGGTCTAAGGAAGGGCAATCGCGTTGCTCACTCACCCCCTCCCCAACCCTCCCCCCTCTCCTGCGGAGCTGTACCAGCCAAGGGTGAGGGAGCAAACCAAGCTTCTCGCCCTTAGCTTTTATCCCTCGCCCCTTGTCGGATAGGGGCGCTGCATCGCAGCGGGGTAAGGGGGCAGTTCTGCCACGCACCCACCCCACTACCTTAGACAACGCCCCAACAAACCCTACTTACTCACCCGCTGCCGCCCCGTCATGGCCCGGCCTAGCGTCACTTCGTCGGCGTATTCCAGCGCGCCGCCCACCGGCAATCCGTAGGCGATGCGGCTCACCAATGCCCCCAACGGCTCCAGCAACCGCTGCAAATACAGCGCCGTGGCGTCGCCTTCCACGGTGGTTCCGGTGGCCAGAATGACTTCCATGCCTTCCGTCACACGCGGCAGCAGGGGCCGAATGTGCAGCTTGTCGGGGCCGACGCCGTTCATAGGACTCAGAACGCCGTGCAGCACGTGATACAGCCCCCGGTATTCGCCGCTGCGCTCAATGGCGATCACGTCGCCGGGTTCCTCTACTACCGCGATCAGATTCTGGTCTCGGTTGGGGTCACTGCACACGTCACAGCGGTCTGCGTCGGTAATGTTGAAGCAGATCGGGCACACGTGCAGGTCACGCTTGGCGGCCAGCAGCGACCCGGCCAGCCGCTCTATGTCTTCGCGGGGTTGCTCGAACAGGTGGAAAGCAAGCCGCTGGGCGCTCTTGGGGCCGATGCCCGGCAAGCGCGACAGCTCGCGGATCAGGGCCACGAGGGACGGCGGATACTTCATGCCTCTCCTCTACCGGCCCCCGGACGCCCGCTCAAAATCCGGGCAGGCCCAGCCCGCGTGTGGCGTCTTGCTGGAGGGCGTCGGCTTTGGCGGTGGCGTCCTGCATCGCCACCAAAATCAGGTCTTCAAGGGCTTC includes the following:
- the recR gene encoding recombination mediator RecR, which codes for MKYPPSLVALIRELSRLPGIGPKSAQRLAFHLFEQPREDIERLAGSLLAAKRDLHVCPICFNITDADRCDVCSDPNRDQNLIAVVEEPGDVIAIERSGEYRGLYHVLHGVLSPMNGVGPDKLHIRPLLPRVTEGMEVILATGTTVEGDATALYLQRLLEPLGALVSRIAYGLPVGGALEYADEVTLGRAMTGRQRVSK